The Mercurialis annua linkage group LG2, ddMerAnnu1.2, whole genome shotgun sequence genome contains a region encoding:
- the LOC126666931 gene encoding probable WRKY transcription factor 48 codes for MEKIRENMIKMEATPANSATFLGETNGNNNSSSNTNNITSSALQFSSSSSSSATAASIFDTMMMMPCDYSFGGDQKGYSLGLLDLLDGNTQDFGASSSLFDWFQFQAPILSDHHHHQQEEQPLPSPASTVPESSEVLNNPATPNSSSISSSSNEAANDSSQVVKAAEENDQDQDQDKNKKQLKPKKKNQKKQREQRFAFMTKSEVDHLDDGYRWRKYGQKAVKNSPYPRSYYRCTSAGCGVKKRVERSSEDNTIVVTTYEGQHTHQSPITPRGSIGFLSDNSSSAAIFAAANSSFVLPQTHHHHHQFQQNQHAYMYTSSPSLNITTSDFITPSPSFVHQERRFCHSPDSLVRDHGLLQDIVPSQMREKSAEEHN; via the exons ATGgagaaaattagagaaaatatgataaaaatggAGGCTACACCAGCAAATTCTGCAACATTTTTGGGTGAGACTAACGGTAATAATAATAGCAGTAGCAATACGAATAATATTACGAGCTCTGCTTTACAAttctcatcatcatcatcatcatccgcTACAGCCGCGAGTATTTTTGACACGATGATGATGATGCCATGTGATTATAGTTTCGGAGGTGATCAGAAGGGTTATTCTTTAGGTTTATTAGATTTGCTTGATGGGAATACTCAAGATTTTGgtgcttcttcttctttattcgaTTGGTTTCAGTTTCAAGCTCCTATTTTATCCGATCATCACCACCACCAACAGGAAGAGCAGCCGCTGCCGTCTCCGGCGTCTACTGTTCCTGAATCGTCGGAGGTTTTGAATAATCCGGCCACGCCGAACTCTTCCTCGATCTCCTCATCGTCTAATGAAGCTGCAAATGATTCTTCACAAGTTGTTAAAGCCGCAGAGGAAAATGACCAAGATCAAGACCAAGACAAGAACAAAAAACA GTTGAAACCGAAAAAGAAGAACCAAAAAAAGCAAAGAGAACAAAGATTTGCTTTCATGACAAAGAGTGAAGTTGATCATCTAGATGATGGTTATAGATGGAGAAAATACGGCCAAAAAGCAGTCAAAAACAGCCCTTACCCAAG GAGCTATTACCGTTGCACCAGTGCAGGATGTGGAGTGAAGAAGAGAGTAGAGAGATCATCAGAAGATAATACAATTGTTGTCACAACTTACGAAGGACAACATACACATCAAAGCCCAATTACACCAAGGGGTAGCATCGGATTTTTGTCTGATAATTCATCAAGTGCTGCCATTTTTGCTGCTGCAAATTCTTCTTTTGTTCTTCCACAAactcaccatcatcatcatcagttTCAGCAGAACCAACATGCCTATATGTACACTTCATCACCTTCTCTTAACATTACTACCAGTGATTTTATTACTCCTTCTCCAAGTTTTGTTCACCAAGAGAGACGGTTTTGCCATTCGCCGGATTCTTTGGTAAGAGATCATGGTCTGCTTCAGGACATCGTGCCGTCTCAGATGAGGGAGAAGTCTGCAGAGGAGCATAATTAG